The nucleotide sequence TAACCTTTAGCTCTTTCATTTTTGCTGCCATCTCTTATATAGTCAATGGCTTCCATTTTTTCGCCATATGGTTTAGCGATGTCAGATTTATCACAACAAAAAACAGTATTATCTGTTATATATGAACTAATATTATTGATATAATTTTCTTTTATATTTTTATGTTCATCAAAATTCTTTAAATTTCTAGATAAACGATCTATAGTTTTCTTTAAAGTTATTTTTTCTTTTAGTGAACGAGCAATATCACTAAGTAGTATTGATTGTCCTTTTAGAAGACCATAAATAGTTTGAGTTACAAATTTAGTTTTAGGTTTAGAGATGTTTTTTGAAATCTTTTTAGAAAAATTAGTATTTTTCCTTTTCAATTGGTAGCTAAGTTTGGTATAATTAGTCATGGTGAAACAACTCCTTTTTTTGGTGTTTTTTGTTGGCAAACTAATTATACCAAATTTAGGAGCTTGTTTCACCTTTTTTGTATAATCTGTGGATAATTTATTCTAAAGGTTTCTCAAACCAATTTACCTACATTTTGCTTGTTGATAACTCATTTTCAACTGCTGTTTTAAAAAATGGGGAAACTCCAAAAATTATAATGTTGAGGAATTTGTAAAAGATAAAATGTTATATGGAAGTACAGAAAGATTTCTACATTTAACTATTGAAGCTTTGATTGATATAGGTAACCATATAATCAGTGATAAAGATTTAGGAAAAGTTGATAGATATAGGGATATACCAATTGTTTTATACAAAAATAATTATTTAGATGAGAATATGAAAGATATATTTATAAAGATTATAGGTTTTAGGAATATATTAGTACATGATTATTTAGATATAGATAAGAAAAGAGTTTATGAAATTTTAAATGAAAATCTGTCAGATTTAAAGTTGATTTTGCAAAAATATGCTAATTTTCTTTAATAACAAAGAATAGGATAGCAATAGTATTGCAGAAGTTGATTTATAGTGAGTAAGTCACAAAAAAGTAAAAATAATTTTTGTATATGCAGGCTATAATAGTCTGCTTTTGTTGCAGAATACGGAAATGGCAAACCTATTTTAGGAGTTTTTGATGATTTAGACTCTGCTATTACCTGGCATCCAATGCAAATTAACATTGTTTGATCTTTATCAGGATCCAGAGTTAATTGATGAAGCCAAAAAAGAATTTGATGAAGAAACTGAGGGAAAGGATTATGAAACTCCTCTTCCAGAAAATACTGAACCTCCTTTTGATCAGTTTAATAAATAAAAGAAAAAAATTTAATTTGTAGAAAATAAATAGAGATATAAATTAATTGATTGAATTATTTAAATGGTTTATAATAAAAGGAGGGAAGAATATTATAATGAGGAGAGTAAGCTGATGAAATATAAAGAGGCAATAATCAATAAAAAAATAAAATCAAATATTTTTATACTAGCTCTGCTTATTTTGATTACAATTTTCTCTTTTTCTTCTTCTGCTTTTAGTCAGGAAAAACTAAATATAACTGGAGGTAAAGTAGATTATAATAGTGAAACAAATACTACGGTTATCTCTGGAGATGTAAAAGCTGATTATGGTAAATATCATTTTCATGCTGAAGAAGTAATAATAGAAAATAATGAAGAGCAAACCGGGGTGATGTTTTCTCCAGAAAATATAAAAATTTCACCAGGTGATATTACTGGTTGTGATGCTGAAAAACCTCATTATTATTTTAAAGCACAGAAAATAAAAATTAAGCCGAATGATTATTTAGAAGCATATAATGTCGTCTTTTATGAATTGAATGGTAAATTACCATTATTTTATCTTCCTTATTTATATATCTCTCTAAGTGAAGAAAAACAAAGATTGGTTACTGAGTTTGGATACAGTAGTAATCGAGGTTGGTTTGGAAAATTAATTTTTAATTATACCTCTTTTTATGATCTGCCGGGTCAAATATATTTTGATTATTATCAAAAAACAGGTGAAGCTTATGGTTTCAAACAATATTTTATAAATAATAATCAGCATCAGGGATATTTTTATTATTATACTCAGGAAAATAATATTGATTTAAGTAGTTTATTTGATAAGCATTTGGCTCTTCAATATAATTATGAAAAAGATAATATAGTAGCAAATAATAGAGTGAACTATAAGTACTTTAATAACTATGATTTTTTAGAAGGAATTTTTAAAGTTGATTATCAAAAAGAAGATCAAAATATTAATTTTGATATGAACTATGAAAATTATGATTATGATAATAATAATGAAGATAAAGAAATAAATGATATTAGCCTGGAAATGAATCGTGATTTCCCCAATCAACTTTCTATAAATGCCGATTATAATCTGGACAGTGTTAATTATTTTAAATCAAAAAATAATGATGAAAAAGAAATGGAAATGGCTTTAAATTTAGAGAAATCTTTTGAAAATAATTTAGATGTTACTATAGATTTAGAACAAAATTTAGATTATGATTATGGTCAAGATATAATAGAAGAAAGAACCTCTCAAGAATATAATTTGAATTATAGATGGTTAAGAAATTGGAGTTTGAACTCAAATTATGGTTATGAAGAATTAAAAGAAACAGATGAAAATTTAAAATCAAGAGAATACTATGAATCTATTTTGTCTTATAGATATTCTAATTTAAGGATTGATACTATTATTGAAAGAGAAGATCCAGCTTTTACTGAAGAAGATGAAGTTAGTTTTTACCGTTTGCCTGAAATAAAAATAACTTATACTCCTAGAAATTATTTTGAATATGAATTACAGCTAGGTAATTATTTTGAAGATGATTCTGGTACTCGAGGTTATAGAGGAGCAGCAAATATTATCTATTCTCGCAGATTTCAGATTTTAGATAATACTAGTTTTAATATTGATCAGGAAATTAAAGGAAGAGTTTATGATTTAAAATCAAAAACAAGTAATAACAATTATAATCGTTATCAGGGTATTTATAATAGTGATTTAGGAATGGAAAATAATATTACTGATAGATTAAGTATTAATAACAATTATAAGCTAACACTTTATAGAGGAGAAAGTCCATTTGAATTTGATCAGGCTGAATTTAGCGAAGAAATAGAAAGTAGTATGAATTATAATATAAATGATTTTTTAGATATTAGTTTAGAAAGTGGTTATGACTTATATAATCAGGAGTATTTACCTTTAGAAACTAATTTAAAAATATGGCCTTTAACAGGTTGGCTTATTTCATTGGGAACAGAATATAATTTGAACTCAAAGGAATTTGAAGAAAATTTAATAGTAAAAAGTGATTATAAGACAGAAAATATCAATGCTAATACTGAACTGGAATATGATTTAAATAAAAATAGACTTAATACTTTAGAAAATGAGATAAGTTATGAAATTCCAGGTGACTGGGGCTGGTATATAGAAAATAATATAAGTTATGATTTTGAAGAATCTGTCTCAGAAAGACTTGAAAAAGCTAATTTATCTATAAAGAAAAGATTGCATTGTAGAGAAGTGAAATTAAGTTATGATTATTTGAATAATGAAGTAATTTTTACTTATAGTTTGGATATTTTCCCTGGAGATGATATTTCTTTAGGTAGAAGTGATCAGGAAGATTTTATATTTAACTTTGGGTTGGAAGATGATTTGAAATCTGAATAATATAAAAAGGTGGGTTTAAAAACCCACCTTTTAGTATTGAATATTAGATTAAGCTTTTAAATCATGATATTTTGAATCTTGTAAACCATATTTACGATTAAAGTAATTAGAAAGAGTGTAAGCAAGTATAACTAGAGAAATAATTCCCAGTGGAATTAAAATTAGAGGACTGAGTCCAAAGAATCCATAAAGTAAATATAATACTGCGGCTACAGAAGCAACTGTTATTGCATATGGGATCTGGGTTGAAACGTGATCCATATGGTCTGCACCAGAAAAGATAGAAGAAAGTACAGTTGTATCTGATATTGGAGAACAGTGATCTCCGAAAATAGCACCTGAGAAAACTACTCCTGCTAAAATAAGTGCTTTATGTGGATCTCCTGTGATTTGGAAACCAAGTGGAATTGCAATAGGTGTTAAAATAGTCATAGTACCCCAGGAAGTTCCTGTAGCAAAGGCAACTAACATTCCTGTTGCAAAAATAACTAATGGTAAGAAAGCATATGATACAGAATCCCCTAATAAACTTACTATATAACCTGCTAAGTCCATAGTTTCAGTTATAGAGCCAAGAGTCCAGGCAAGAACCAAGATTACACATGCCATTAACATTAATTTTAGACCATCCATAAAAGTTTCCATAGTTTCTTCGAGATTCATAATCTTTTGGGTTAAAGCCATTACAAAACCGACTACTGTCATAGCAAAGGCTCCCCAGAGCAATGCTTTTGCTGGAGCAGAATTACCTAGTATCTCCATGATGTTTTCTCCAGGTCTACCTGTCCACCACATTCCAGTTATAGAAACAACAATTAAAGCGATAATTGGATAAAAGAAACTTTTTAACATTGGTTTTATGTCTTTAGGCTCTCCAAGTTCATATCCTACATCCATCATTGGTGTAGCTCCATCTCTTGTTTGTTTGTTTTCTGTAATAGCTCTATGTTCTGCTTTAAGCATAGGACCAAAGTCTTTGTTAGAGATAACTATAATACCTACAAAAATTACAGCCAGTATACAATAGAGATTATAAGGAACACTTCTGATATAAGCTGTAAAGGGGTCTACTCCTTCTATACCTGCAGTATCAATACCAGATTTAATCATCCCAATTTGAAAAGCTATCCAGTCCGAAATGAAAAATGTTGCAACTGGTGCTGCAGTGGAATCTAAAATATAAGATAGTTTTTCAGTTGAAATTTTAAGTTTTTCAAATATGTCTCTAAATGCATTACCTACTATAGCAGCATTTACATAGTCATTAAAAAAGACTATCATACCCAATACCCAGGCTCCTACTCCAGCTGCTCTTCTTGAATCAATCTTTTTTTGGGCCCAGGTGGCTAAGGCCTGACTACCTCCTAATTTCCAGATAAATGCTACTCCAGAACCCATTAATAAGTTGAATAATAGAAGTCTAACATTCCAACTACTTGTCATTGATTCTGTGATTGCATCTAAGGTATATCCTACTCCGGCCAGTGGATTACCTCCTGTGATGATTAATGCTCCGGAAAAAATACCAATAAATAATGAAATAAGAACCCTCTTAGTTAAAAATGCAAGTAAAATTGCAATAAGAGGTGGTAAAAGTGTTAAAATTCCATACTCCTCCATTTTTCCATCCTCCCTTTCTAATAGTTTAGATTATTTAGAAAATTATTTCTTGTGATATATTTAATAATGCAACTACTATTCCAGCTTTTAATAAGATTTATTTTTGAATATATTTGAAATAATTAAAAAGAAAGAAAAAAATATTATATATTTATTTAAAAAATAAAATAAAAATAAATATATCAGAAAATGAATTTACTTTAATTTAAGAAGCGAAAAAAATTTTTGCACAAGCATCAAAAAATTTGCACATATATTTAGATAATTTTGAGAGGGATTTATACTTTTTTGTTGTAATATAATAATGTAGGAGACAATAAAAATTTCACAATAGGAGGAGATATTTTGATTGATATAGATTCACTTTACAAGAAATTAGAGAAGGAAATGGCCAATAATAAAGATGTGCATAAAAAAGAATATAATAAATTGAAAGAAAAAATCGCTAATTCTTCTGCCTATTATCACGGAGAACCTGTTTCATTTTTTTATAAACCTATTCTTTTTAATGAAGATCATTATTTATATTTTGAGCATAAGATAGAAGTTTTTAATAAAATTTTAAAAAAAGTTACAAAAGAATTTGTTGATAATAAAAAATTTAGAAAAAGATTTAAATTTCCTGAAATAATGGAAAAGTTAATTTTAATAAATCCTGGTTATAAGATGGAGTATCCTGTAGCTAGATTTGATTTTTTCTATGATTATGATCAACAATTTAAGTTTTGTGAATTAAATACTGATGGTTCTTCTGCGATG is from Halanaerobiales bacterium and encodes:
- a CDS encoding LptA/OstA family protein → MKYKEAIINKKIKSNIFILALLILITIFSFSSSAFSQEKLNITGGKVDYNSETNTTVISGDVKADYGKYHFHAEEVIIENNEEQTGVMFSPENIKISPGDITGCDAEKPHYYFKAQKIKIKPNDYLEAYNVVFYELNGKLPLFYLPYLYISLSEEKQRLVTEFGYSSNRGWFGKLIFNYTSFYDLPGQIYFDYYQKTGEAYGFKQYFINNNQHQGYFYYYTQENNIDLSSLFDKHLALQYNYEKDNIVANNRVNYKYFNNYDFLEGIFKVDYQKEDQNINFDMNYENYDYDNNNEDKEINDISLEMNRDFPNQLSINADYNLDSVNYFKSKNNDEKEMEMALNLEKSFENNLDVTIDLEQNLDYDYGQDIIEERTSQEYNLNYRWLRNWSLNSNYGYEELKETDENLKSREYYESILSYRYSNLRIDTIIEREDPAFTEEDEVSFYRLPEIKITYTPRNYFEYELQLGNYFEDDSGTRGYRGAANIIYSRRFQILDNTSFNIDQEIKGRVYDLKSKTSNNNYNRYQGIYNSDLGMENNITDRLSINNNYKLTLYRGESPFEFDQAEFSEEIESSMNYNINDFLDISLESGYDLYNQEYLPLETNLKIWPLTGWLISLGTEYNLNSKEFEENLIVKSDYKTENINANTELEYDLNKNRLNTLENEISYEIPGDWGWYIENNISYDFEESVSERLEKANLSIKKRLHCREVKLSYDYLNNEVIFTYSLDIFPGDDISLGRSDQEDFIFNFGLEDDLKSE
- a CDS encoding DUF86 domain-containing protein, which produces MFNCCFKKWGNSKNYNVEEFVKDKMLYGSTERFLHLTIEALIDIGNHIISDKDLGKVDRYRDIPIVLYKNNYLDENMKDIFIKIIGFRNILVHDYLDIDKKRVYEILNENLSDLKLILQKYANFL
- a CDS encoding Na+/H+ antiporter NhaC family protein, with product MEEYGILTLLPPLIAILLAFLTKRVLISLFIGIFSGALIITGGNPLAGVGYTLDAITESMTSSWNVRLLLFNLLMGSGVAFIWKLGGSQALATWAQKKIDSRRAAGVGAWVLGMIVFFNDYVNAAIVGNAFRDIFEKLKISTEKLSYILDSTAAPVATFFISDWIAFQIGMIKSGIDTAGIEGVDPFTAYIRSVPYNLYCILAVIFVGIIVISNKDFGPMLKAEHRAITENKQTRDGATPMMDVGYELGEPKDIKPMLKSFFYPIIALIVVSITGMWWTGRPGENIMEILGNSAPAKALLWGAFAMTVVGFVMALTQKIMNLEETMETFMDGLKLMLMACVILVLAWTLGSITETMDLAGYIVSLLGDSVSYAFLPLVIFATGMLVAFATGTSWGTMTILTPIAIPLGFQITGDPHKALILAGVVFSGAIFGDHCSPISDTTVLSSIFSGADHMDHVSTQIPYAITVASVAAVLYLLYGFFGLSPLILIPLGIISLVILAYTLSNYFNRKYGLQDSKYHDLKA